Proteins co-encoded in one Metabacillus sp. KUDC1714 genomic window:
- a CDS encoding aromatic acid exporter family protein, producing MFKIGYRTVKTALGTTIAVMLAQYLQLDNYISAGIITILCIKVTKKKSLKSSWARLLACTIAIIFSFIFFEGLTYHPIIIGIMLLVFIPTTVLVRASEGIVTSAVIIFHLYNAENITLQLIGNEFMLIIIGIGVALIMNLYMPSVESKLKNYQLQVEENLALIFQEIEMYLTDNDRKWDGNELIKTAELLNEAKTMAFRDVENHFLRHENTYYHYFKMREKQFEIIERVIPLVTSVQNSVEQSKMIAEFIHDLRMNIHPGNTAHKFLVQLLEIKQSFEEMELPQTREEFEVRAALLHFVGEMERYLIIKSQFKGMNT from the coding sequence ATGTTTAAGATTGGTTATCGGACTGTAAAAACAGCTCTTGGAACAACCATAGCTGTAATGCTTGCACAATATCTTCAGCTAGATAATTATATTTCTGCCGGAATTATAACAATTTTATGTATAAAAGTGACCAAGAAAAAATCTCTCAAAAGCTCTTGGGCAAGGTTACTTGCATGTACGATAGCGATCATTTTTTCATTCATCTTTTTTGAAGGTCTCACCTATCATCCAATTATTATTGGAATTATGTTGTTAGTTTTTATCCCTACAACCGTGTTAGTGCGTGCTTCAGAAGGAATTGTCACAAGTGCTGTCATTATTTTTCATTTATACAATGCTGAAAACATCACTCTCCAATTGATTGGTAATGAGTTTATGTTAATCATTATTGGTATTGGTGTAGCTCTCATCATGAATTTATATATGCCAAGTGTTGAATCAAAGCTAAAAAATTATCAACTTCAAGTTGAGGAAAATCTAGCATTAATTTTTCAAGAAATTGAAATGTACCTTACTGATAATGATCGAAAATGGGATGGTAATGAATTAATCAAGACAGCTGAATTATTAAATGAGGCTAAAACAATGGCTTTCCGTGATGTTGAAAATCACTTTTTGCGCCATGAGAATACATATTATCATTATTTTAAAATGAGAGAAAAACAATTTGAAATTATTGAACGAGTGATTCCATTGGTTACTTCTGTGCAAAATTCTGTTGAACAAAGTAAGATGATTGCTGAGTTTATTCATGATCTTCGTATGAATATACATCCTGGAAATACCGCTCATAAATTTCTAGTTCAATTACTCGAAATAAAACAATCTTTTGAAGAGATGGAATTACCTCAAACGCGGGAAGAATTTGAGGTAAGAGCTGCTCTCCTGCATTTTGTCGGAGAAATGGAAAGGTATTTAATCATAAAAAGTCAGTTTAAAGGAATGAATACATAG
- a CDS encoding amino acid ABC transporter ATP-binding protein, with translation MIKVENLHKSYGKLEVLKGISTTIASGEVIAIIGPSGSGKSTFLRCINLLEKPTDGKVLINDQEITNPKTDISKIRQNVGMVFQHFYLFPHKSVLDNLTYAPMTVKGLTKQEAEEQAKTLLNKVGLLEKASEYPNRLSGGQKQRVAIARALAMNPDVILFDEPTSALDPEMVKEVLEVMKDLAQTGITMAIVTHEMGFAKEVADRVLFLDGGKLVEDAPPSEFFTAPKTKRAQEFLEQML, from the coding sequence GTGATTAAAGTTGAAAATTTGCATAAGTCATATGGGAAGTTAGAGGTATTAAAAGGAATTTCAACAACGATTGCTTCTGGTGAGGTGATTGCAATTATCGGACCATCTGGTTCTGGTAAGTCTACGTTTTTACGTTGTATAAATTTACTTGAAAAACCAACAGATGGAAAAGTGTTGATTAATGATCAAGAAATCACAAATCCAAAAACCGATATTTCAAAGATTCGTCAAAATGTAGGAATGGTGTTTCAGCATTTCTATTTATTCCCACATAAGTCTGTTCTCGATAATTTAACATATGCACCAATGACCGTAAAAGGGCTAACAAAGCAGGAAGCAGAGGAACAAGCGAAAACCTTATTAAACAAAGTAGGACTCCTCGAAAAGGCTTCGGAATATCCAAATCGTTTATCTGGTGGACAAAAACAGCGAGTCGCAATTGCAAGAGCTCTTGCAATGAATCCTGATGTTATTTTGTTTGATGAGCCTACTTCAGCTCTAGATCCAGAAATGGTAAAGGAAGTACTTGAAGTAATGAAGGATTTGGCGCAAACAGGTATAACAATGGCGATTGTTACACATGAAATGGGCTTTGCTAAAGAGGTTGCTGATCGTGTTCTTTTCCTTGATGGCGGAAAGCTAGTTGAGGATGCTCCACCAAGTGAGTTCTTTACTGCACCAAAAACAAAACGAGCACAAGAATTTTTAGAACAAATGCTATAA
- a CDS encoding amino acid ABC transporter permease, whose protein sequence is MDINFTSIIPSLPFILEGIWVTLQIVVLSLLLGFAWGIILALFKISRIKPLMWFADAYTSIFRGTPLVLQLLIIYFGLPQILGFPIDPYPAAVAAFTLNSGAYISEIIRAGINAIDKGQQEASMALGIPYAKMMKDIIMPQAFKNIMPALMNEFITLTKESAIVTVIGVQDIMRRAYQVGADSYNYFAPLLFAGLIYYILVMFLTLLGKGIEGRMRRSD, encoded by the coding sequence ATGGATATTAACTTTACCTCAATTATTCCATCCTTGCCCTTTATCTTGGAAGGGATTTGGGTAACATTACAAATTGTTGTGCTTTCCTTATTACTTGGTTTTGCATGGGGAATCATTCTAGCTTTATTTAAAATTAGTCGAATAAAACCTTTAATGTGGTTTGCTGATGCATATACATCGATTTTTAGAGGAACACCGTTAGTGTTGCAATTACTTATTATATATTTTGGACTTCCTCAAATACTAGGCTTTCCAATTGATCCTTATCCTGCAGCTGTAGCAGCATTTACGTTAAACTCAGGTGCATATATTTCAGAAATCATTCGTGCGGGAATAAATGCGATTGATAAAGGACAACAAGAAGCATCAATGGCATTAGGTATCCCATATGCAAAGATGATGAAGGATATTATTATGCCTCAAGCATTTAAAAATATTATGCCTGCATTAATGAATGAGTTTATTACTTTAACAAAAGAATCTGCGATCGTAACAGTAATTGGCGTACAGGATATTATGAGACGAGCTTATCAAGTTGGGGCAGATTCTTATAACTACTTTGCTCCATTATTATTCGCAGGTCTAATTTACTATATATTAGTAATGTTTTTAACACTCCTTGGTAAAGGTATAGAAGGGAGAATGAGACGCAGTGATTAA
- a CDS encoding transporter substrate-binding domain-containing protein has protein sequence MKKLSLFIISLLVVGLLAACGTSTDDGKGSTSGSESEDKKVLKMATSADYPPFEYIDTAKGSDIIGFDIDLANALAEKTGYEIEVQDMDFNSLIPALQAKQIDIVLSGMTPTPEREENVDFSDIYYTANHMIISLKDKEIKSLEELEGKTIGVQLGSIQEEKATEISEQVDLKIENRNKISDLIQELKSGRIDAAIIEDLVANGYIEKDKDLAGFTLNAPEDEAGSAIAFQKDSKYTEEFNEALNEMKENGELEDLVSKWFGGEE, from the coding sequence ATGAAAAAATTATCATTGTTTATTATAAGCCTTTTAGTAGTTGGCCTATTAGCAGCTTGTGGGACAAGTACAGATGATGGAAAGGGTTCAACTTCAGGGTCTGAATCAGAAGATAAGAAAGTGTTAAAAATGGCAACTTCAGCTGATTATCCACCATTTGAATATATTGATACAGCTAAAGGTAGTGACATTATCGGTTTTGATATTGATCTTGCAAATGCATTAGCAGAAAAAACTGGTTATGAAATTGAAGTACAGGATATGGATTTTAATAGTTTAATCCCGGCTCTTCAAGCAAAACAAATTGATATCGTGTTATCAGGCATGACACCAACACCAGAGCGTGAAGAGAATGTCGATTTTTCAGATATCTATTACACAGCAAACCATATGATTATTTCTTTGAAGGATAAAGAAATAAAAAGCCTTGAAGAACTTGAAGGAAAAACAATTGGTGTTCAATTAGGTTCGATCCAAGAAGAAAAAGCTACAGAAATATCAGAACAGGTTGACCTGAAAATTGAAAATCGCAATAAAATTTCAGACTTAATTCAAGAATTAAAATCTGGTCGTATTGATGCAGCTATTATTGAAGATCTAGTAGCTAATGGCTATATTGAAAAAGACAAAGATTTAGCAGGCTTTACTCTTAATGCACCTGAAGATGAAGCAGGGTCAGCAATTGCTTTCCAAAAGGATAGTAAATATACAGAAGAATTTAATGAAGCATTAAATGAAATGAAAGAAAATGGAGAACTTGAAGATTTAGTTTCAAAATGGTTCGGTGGCGAAGAATAA
- a CDS encoding BrxA/BrxB family bacilliredoxin: MSMDFNLFMNDIVQQARKEIVAAGYTELTSPEEVDETLNSKGTTLVMVNSVCGCAGGIARPAAAHAVHYDNRPDNLVTVFAGQDKEATARARELFTGYPPSSPSFALLKDGKLMTMVERHEIEGHDPMSVVAKLQAAFDEYCEEV; this comes from the coding sequence TTGAGTATGGATTTTAACTTATTTATGAATGATATCGTACAACAAGCTCGCAAGGAAATTGTTGCAGCTGGATATACTGAACTTACTTCACCAGAAGAAGTAGATGAAACATTAAATAGCAAAGGCACGACTCTAGTAATGGTGAACAGTGTTTGTGGATGTGCTGGTGGGATTGCAAGACCAGCAGCAGCTCATGCTGTACATTATGACAATCGTCCAGATAATCTTGTGACTGTTTTTGCAGGACAGGATAAAGAAGCAACAGCACGAGCTCGTGAATTGTTTACTGGATATCCACCATCATCACCTTCATTTGCTTTACTTAAAGATGGTAAGTTAATGACAATGGTTGAACGTCATGAAATTGAAGGTCATGATCCAATGTCAGTCGTTGCAAAGCTTCAAGCTGCGTTTGATGAGTATTGTGAAGAAGTATAA